A window of Silurus meridionalis isolate SWU-2019-XX chromosome 4, ASM1480568v1, whole genome shotgun sequence contains these coding sequences:
- the LOC124385215 gene encoding uncharacterized protein C2orf66 homolog has protein sequence MIFNVCVCMCVCTRLTILVLAALFMVSLEMDPSSTEEWKSLSNPKSRMLFFQILQSYLDGREAQTEGKKIQMVEDGDSNLAYTALDKYNNLLYNGLFDVE, from the exons ATGATctttaatgtatgtgtgtgtatgtgtgtgtgcactaggTTGACTATATTGGTTTTAGCAGCATTGTTCATGGTCTCACTTGAAATGGATCCCTCGAGTACAGAAGAATGGAAATCTCTGAGCAATCCAAAAAGCAGGATGTTG TTTTTCCAGATTCTACAGTCATATCTTGATGGTCGAGAAGCACAAACTGaaggcaaaaaaatacaaatggtaGAAGATGGAGACAGCAATCTGGCATATACTGCACTGGACAAATACAACAACCTTCTCTACAATGGCCTTTTTGATGTTGAATAA
- the hacl1 gene encoding 2-hydroxyacyl-CoA lyase 1, which yields MEELTGAQLIAESLKAQNVEYMFGIVGVPIIEVAMAAQAAGIKYVGMRNEQAACYAASAIGYLTGHPAVCLVVSGPGLIHALGGMANANMNCWPVLVIGGSSDQNQETTGAFQEFPQVEACRLYSKFSARPGSLAMIPAVVEKAVRSSIYGRPGACYIDIPGDMVNARTDRKTVRFPSCCPPPPVSLASNHEISKAFTVLKQAQRPLLIIGKGAAYGRAENEIKELVELSGLPFLPTPMGKGVLPDDHPNCVAAARSRALLQADAVVLLGARLNWILHFGFPPRFSPDVKLIQVDLCAEELSNNVRATAALLGDVRAVVSQLLKTLRSNKWTYPANTEWWINLKEKMASNAQISKALSLQNTLPMNYYTAFHHIAEHLPKDCVIVSEGANTMDIGRTMLLNYLPRHRLDAGTFGTMGVGPGFAIAAAVLEQAQHTGRRVVCVEGDSAFGFSGMEVETMCRYKLPVIIIVINNNGIYSGVNTETWREMEKMGDMTVIAPPVTLLPEARYEQVMCAFGGRGYLVRTVEELRTALQQSLRDTTNPSLINVLIDPTSDRKQQDFPWLTRSNL from the exons ATGGAAGAACTCACGGGAGCTCAGCTTATTGCTGAATCACTTAAGGCTCAG AATGTGGAGTACATGTTTGGCATCGTTGGGGTTCCTATCATTGAGGTTGCCATGGCCGCCCAGGCTGCTGGTATCAAGTATGTGGGCATGCGCAATGAACAAGCG GCCTGCTATGCTGCTTCTGCAATTGGATATTTAACTGGACA TCCAGCAGTGTGTTTAGTGGTGTCTGGACCTGGGCTGATCCATGCTCTTGGTGGAATGGCGAACGCTAACATGAACTGCTG gCCTGTGCTAGTCATCGGAGGCTCCTCAGATCAGAATCAAGAGACAACTGGAGCATTTCAAGAATTTCCGCAG GTAGAAGCCTGTCGGCTTTACAGCAAGTTTTCAGCCCGTCCAGGGAGCCTGGCTATGATACCAGCAGTAGTTGAAAAG gcaGTAAGGAGCAGTATTTATGGCCGTCCAGGAGCTTGCTACATAGACATCCCTGGTGACATGGTGAACGCAAGAACGGACCGGAAAACTGTTAG GTTTCCATCCTGTTGTCCTCCTCCTCCAGTGAGCCTGGCCAGCAATCACGAGATCTCCAAAGCTTTCACGGTGCTCAAACAGGCTCAGAGACCACTGCTCATTATTGGCAAAG GTGCAGCATACGGCCGGGCagaaaatgaaattaaagaGCTCGTGGAGCTGAGTGGGTTGCCTTTTCTGCCCACTCCAATGGGAAAAGGAGTACTTCCTGATGACCATCCCAACTGTGTGGCTGCTGCTCGCTCAAG AGCTCTGCTGCAGGCAGATGCTGTAGTGCTGCTGGGGGCCAGATTAAACTGGATCTTGCACTTTGGATTTCCTCCCAGATTTAGCCCTGATGTGAAACTTATTCAG GTGGATTTATGTGCAGAGGAGCTGAGTAATAACGTGAGAGCTACAGCAGCACTACTGGGAGATGTCAGGGCTGTTGTCAGCCAG TTGCTCAAAACTTTAAGATCAAACAAATGGACGTATCCAGCAAACACAGAGTGGTGGATAAACCTGAAAGAGAAAATGGCTTCCAATGCTCAGATATCAAAG GCTCTTTCTCTCCAAAACACTCTACCAATGAACTACTACACAGCATTCCACCATATTGCTGAACACCTACCCAAAGACTGTGTCATCGTGAGCGAAGGAGCCAACACCATGGATATTGGCCGCACCATGCTGCTCAACTACCTCCCCAGACACAG GCTGGATGCAGGGACATTCGGCACCATGGGAGTGGGACCTGGCTTTGCCATTGCAGCAGCAGTATTAGAGCAGGCCCAGCACACAGGCAGaagagtggtgtgtgtggaagGAGACAGTGCGTTTGGCTTCTCAGGCATGGAGGTCGAGACCATGTGCAG GTATAAGCTGCCAGTTATCATCATTGTCATCAACAACAATGGCATATATAGCGGTGTGAATACAGAGACATGGAGGGAAATGGAGAAGATGGGAGACATGACCGTCAt agctCCTCCAGTGACACTACTGCCCGAGGCACGTTATGAGCAGGTAATGTGTGCGTTCGGGGGCCGCGGCTATCTGGTCAGGACAGTAGAGGAACTGCGCACTGCCCTACAGCAGAGCTTGAGGGACACAACCAACCCGAGCCTAATTAACGTGCTCATAGACCCAACCTCAGACCGAAAGCAACAG GACTTCCCCTGGCTGACCCGTTCCAATCTGTAA
- the colq gene encoding acetylcholinesterase collagenic tail peptide isoform X1 → MFLFTLGLYLPLLLHYASSHSLMDNIFSFPADLEALEPRKKFNPCCLLTPPPPPLFPPPLSLWHKPRSDPGNVWRDGKTEDKKSTGKVCQVGAPGPAGPAGPQGPPGLPGSKGPKGEKGEIGRPGQRGRTGSPGLPGRQGPNGWPGPSGPKGEKGDSGLMGLPGARGPIGPKGLSGYKGEKGSRGDRGEAGPKGQKGTMGLTGMLGQKGEMGPKGEAGIPGSRGPTGQPGKRGKQGSKGDTGLTGPMGPAGPQGPPGHPGPPGLPASGLYVVGPKGEKGQPGNPGHCGCNSLVNMNNPSSSFNHHSRSSYLRVPAIFVVNNEEELDRLHTDNALAFRKDQRTLYFKDTDGWLPVQLTPFQSTEHAPDQDGFCGDGIVQVVNAEECDDGNKVVTDGCVKCRHAYCGDGYRYDGAEECDGKDFGYQTCNSYLPGSYGNLKCTVDCFIDSTSCKYFT, encoded by the exons ATGTTTCTTTTTACACTCGGACTGTATTTACCTCTCCTCCTTCACTATGCTTCATCACACTCCCTTATGGACAACATCTTCTCCTTTCCAGCAG ATCTGGAAGCACTGGAACCCAGGAAGAAATTTAACCCGTGCTGTTTACTGACTCCGCCTCCTCCGCCGTTATTCCCCCCACCCCTGTCGCTGTGGCACAAGCCTCGG AGTGATCCTGGCAATGTATGGAGAGATGGGAAGACAGAGGACAAGAAGTCAACAGGCAAGGTCTGCCAGGTTGGAGCACCCGGACCAGCCGGACCAGCAGGACCTCAG GGTCCTCCTGGATTACCAGGATCAAAGGGACCAAAAGGAGAAAAG GGAGAAATTGGGAGACCCGGACAAAGG GGGCGCACTGGCTCCCCAGGCCTGCCAGGGCGACAGGGACCAAATGGATGGCCAGGACCGAGTGGGCCCAAG GGGGAGAAAGGTGACTCTGGACTGATGGGCTTGCCTGGAGCACGGGGACCTATAGGACCCAAG GGATTGTCTGGATACAAAGGAGAAAAG GGCTCACGAGGTGACCGGGGTGAAGCTGGCCCAAAGGGTCAGAAG gGCACAATGGGTCTGACAGGAATGCTTGGCCAGAAG GGTGAAATGGGCCCAAAAGGAGAAGCTGGAATCCCAGGAAGCAGAGGACCCACTGGGCAGCCAGGAAAAAGAGGCAAACAA GGTTCAAAAGGAGACACTGGACTCACAGGACCTATGGGACCAGCAGGTCCTCAAGGACCACCTGGTCATCCAGGTCCACCTGGTCTGCCTGCTTCAG GGCTGTATGTGGTGGGGCCAAAGGGGGAGAAAGGGCAGCCAGGCAACCCAGGCCACTGTGGCTGTAACTCTCTTGTGAATATGAACAACCCTTCTAGCTCATTTAACCATCACTCCAGGAGCAGCTATCTCAGAGTGCCTGCA ATTTTTGTGGTGAATAATGAAGAAGAACTGGACCGTCTCCACACTGATAATGCATTGGCTTTTCGTAAAGACCAGAGGACTCTATATTTCAAAGACACTGATGGATGGTTGCCAGTTCAG CTAACACCATTTCAGTCAACCGAGCATGCGCCAGATCAGGATGGTTTCTGCGGGGATGGAATAGTGCAGGTAGTGAATGCAGAGGAGTGTGATGATGGAAACAAGGTGGTCACAGACGGCTGTGTCA AGTGCAGACATGCATACTGCGGTGATGGCTATCGATACGATGGAGCCGAGGAGTGCGATGGGAAAGACTTTGGATATCAAACCTGCAACTCTTATCTGCCTGG ATCTTATGGAAATCTTAAATGCACCGTTGACTGTTTTATCGACTCCACAAGCTGCAAGTATTTTACATGA
- the colq gene encoding acetylcholinesterase collagenic tail peptide isoform X2: MGRQRTRSQQARSARLEHPDQPDQQDLRVLLDYQDQRDQKEKREKLGDPDKGFALLQGRTGSPGLPGRQGPNGWPGPSGPKGEKGDSGLMGLPGARGPIGPKGLSGYKGEKGSRGDRGEAGPKGQKGTMGLTGMLGQKGEMGPKGEAGIPGSRGPTGQPGKRGKQGSKGDTGLTGPMGPAGPQGPPGHPGPPGLPASGLYVVGPKGEKGQPGNPGHCGCNSLVNMNNPSSSFNHHSRSSYLRVPAIFVVNNEEELDRLHTDNALAFRKDQRTLYFKDTDGWLPVQLTPFQSTEHAPDQDGFCGDGIVQVVNAEECDDGNKVVTDGCVKCRHAYCGDGYRYDGAEECDGKDFGYQTCNSYLPGSYGNLKCTVDCFIDSTSCKYFT; encoded by the exons ATGGGAAGACAGAGGACAAGAAGTCAACAGGCAAGGTCTGCCAGGTTGGAGCACCCGGACCAGCCGGACCAGCAGGACCTCAG GGTCCTCCTGGATTACCAGGATCAAAGGGACCAAAAGGAGAAAAG GGAGAAATTGGGAGACCCGGACAAAGG ATTTGCATTGCTACAGGGGCGCACTGGCTCCCCAGGCCTGCCAGGGCGACAGGGACCAAATGGATGGCCAGGACCGAGTGGGCCCAAG GGGGAGAAAGGTGACTCTGGACTGATGGGCTTGCCTGGAGCACGGGGACCTATAGGACCCAAG GGATTGTCTGGATACAAAGGAGAAAAG GGCTCACGAGGTGACCGGGGTGAAGCTGGCCCAAAGGGTCAGAAG gGCACAATGGGTCTGACAGGAATGCTTGGCCAGAAG GGTGAAATGGGCCCAAAAGGAGAAGCTGGAATCCCAGGAAGCAGAGGACCCACTGGGCAGCCAGGAAAAAGAGGCAAACAA GGTTCAAAAGGAGACACTGGACTCACAGGACCTATGGGACCAGCAGGTCCTCAAGGACCACCTGGTCATCCAGGTCCACCTGGTCTGCCTGCTTCAG GGCTGTATGTGGTGGGGCCAAAGGGGGAGAAAGGGCAGCCAGGCAACCCAGGCCACTGTGGCTGTAACTCTCTTGTGAATATGAACAACCCTTCTAGCTCATTTAACCATCACTCCAGGAGCAGCTATCTCAGAGTGCCTGCA ATTTTTGTGGTGAATAATGAAGAAGAACTGGACCGTCTCCACACTGATAATGCATTGGCTTTTCGTAAAGACCAGAGGACTCTATATTTCAAAGACACTGATGGATGGTTGCCAGTTCAG CTAACACCATTTCAGTCAACCGAGCATGCGCCAGATCAGGATGGTTTCTGCGGGGATGGAATAGTGCAGGTAGTGAATGCAGAGGAGTGTGATGATGGAAACAAGGTGGTCACAGACGGCTGTGTCA AGTGCAGACATGCATACTGCGGTGATGGCTATCGATACGATGGAGCCGAGGAGTGCGATGGGAAAGACTTTGGATATCAAACCTGCAACTCTTATCTGCCTGG ATCTTATGGAAATCTTAAATGCACCGTTGACTGTTTTATCGACTCCACAAGCTGCAAGTATTTTACATGA